The following nucleotide sequence is from Kozakia baliensis.
CGAAGCCGCGTCGAGACGAAAATGCACTGCATCAAGCGACTGGGCCAGCGTCTGACAGCACGGAATTTCGACCGCCAACTCACGGTTCACAACCGTGTCGCCATCCTCAATCGCTTCACAGCGCTCGGAACCCCCGTCACTCATGCAGTCGCCTAGCAAAAAAACATAAAAGGCATCACAACATTCATTTAACAAATGGTGCGACAGAGCCCCTAACAGGGCCTAGTTGAGCGATTTCGACCGGCTATGATTCAGGAGATTACGACAACGTAATTAGATCATGATGGCCAGGACTGAAATCACCCGTGCGCAACTATCGGCGCGATGCGGAATGGACTCTGATCGTTCCACTGATGCCATGGAGGAAGCGGTCAGGCCGAACGGATGAACCGAATGATTAAGGAAGCGACAATCAAACGCTTCCTTGACGACAGCCATGAGCAGTTGAAAGACCCACCTCAATGACTTCATGGCTGCCTTAACTTTAGGCGAAGGCTCAAGATCCTAAGCGGTCTCACACCTTACGAATACGTCTGCAAACTCCGGACTTCAGAACCGGAACACTTCGTCTTCAATCAATCCATCAAATCCTGCGACTAGAACAAAAAACTTGAACATTTGGTCAAGAAAATATTGCGCAAACGGATTGACCCGACTTATGATCGATTGAGAATTTAGATGACAGGAGCTGTCATGACGCGAACCCTCGATATTGTCAGTGCCCGGCTGAGTGATGTTGAATTGGCGATCAACTTTTCCGATGCCCATCCGCCCTTGACCGTAGAGCAGGCCAGGGTCGAGGCTGATCGTTGTTTCTTCTGCTACGATGCGCCTTGTATTGAGGCCTGTCCGACTGGCATTGATATTCCGAAATTCATCAAAGCCATCGCCACAAGGAACTTGAAGGGATCGGCGAAAACCATCCTGGAATCCAATATTTTGGGCGGCTCGTGTGCCCGCGTCTGTCCGACGGAAATCCTCTGCGAGCAGAAATGCGTCCATAACACACGCGAAGAAGGGCAGCCGATCCGGATTGGCGCTCTTCAGCGCCATGCCACCGATTGGCAGATGGAGCACGGCGGCCAGCCTTTCACTCGCGCCCCGACGACTGGACGCCGTATTGCGATTATTGGTGCTGGACCTGCCGGCCTCGCTTGCGCCCACCGCTTAGCAATGCAAGGTCATAACGTCCTATTGCTCGACGCACATAGCCAACCCGGCGGGCTCAATGAATATGGCGTCGCCGCTTATAAGTTGGCAGACGATTTCGCACAGCGGGAAATCGATTTTCTGTTGGCAATCGGCGGCATTACCTTCGAAGGTAATCGTAAGCTTGGCGAAAATCTTTCTCTCAGCGATCTGCGTCGCGACTATGACGCCATTTTTCTTGGTATGGGACTTTCCGGCGTTCGCGCCATGGGTATCGAAGGCGAAGAACTGGAAGGCGTGCAGGATGCCGTTGCTTTCATCGAAACCCTTCGCTCCCAGGAAAAAAAATGCGTCCCAGTTGGTCGTCGCGTCGTCGTTATCGGCGGTGGTAATACTGCCGTAGACGCCGCCGTTCAGGCTCGCCGCCTCGGTGCCGATGAAGTTACGCTCGTCTATCGGCGTGGCCATGAGCAAATGTCTGCAACGCCGGTCGAGCGCGAATGGGCGCAGACCAATGGCGTCACTATCCGCTTTTGGTCCTCCCCGGTTCGCATGGTTTTGGAAGATGGCGCTCTTGGCGGTGTCGAATTCTCCCGCGGCACCGCCACAACAAATGGTCGGGTCATCTACGATCCGGCAGACACCTTCATCGTTCACGCCGATATGGTGTTGAAAGCCGTTGGACAGACCTTCATTCCCGATCCGATCAGCGGTGAGTCTATCCTCGTAGAAAATGGGCGGATCGTGGTGGACGACACATATCGCACCACCATGGAGGGCATATATGCCGGTGGTGACTGCACGGTTGGCGAGGATCTTACCGTCGCCGCCGTTCGCGACGGGCGAAACGCTGCCGAAGCGATCCATAAAGCGCTCTCCATCTCTAGCGTCCAGGCATAAAAGGAGGACGGAACATGGCCGATCTGCGCAGCAATTTTGTTGGAATCAAATCGCCCAACCCATTCTGGCTGGCCTCCGCCCCGCCGACGGACAAGGAGTATAACGTCCGCCGCGCCTTCGAAGCTGGGTGGGGCGGCGTGGTCTGGAAAACCCTTGGCGAAGATCCGCCGGTCGTTAATGTTAGTTCCCGCTATGGGTCTCTGAATTATAACGGTACACGCATGATCGGCCTGAATAATATCGAGCTGATTTCGGACCGGCCGCTCGCGACCAATATCGCGGAAATAAAGAGCGTTAAAAGAGATTATCCAGATCGCGCTGTCGTGGTCAGCCTCATGGTCCCCTGCCAGGAAGAAAGCTGGAAAGCCATTCTCCCCATCGTAGAGGAAACCGGTGCGGACGGCATCGAGTTGAATTTCGGCTGCCCACACGGCATGTCCGAACGCAATATGGGCGCTGCCGTTGGCCAGGTGCCGGAATACGTGGAAATGGTGACCCGCTGGTGCAAACAGAACACCCGCATGCCGGTCATCGTGAAACTCACGCCTAACATCACAAATATTCTCGCCCCCGCCAAGGCCGCCACACGCGGCGGCGCAGATGCCGTTTCGCTCATCAACACCATTCAGTCTGTCATCGGCGTCGATCTTGACCAGATGGTGCCCATGCCCGTCGTCGGCGGTAAAGGCACTCATGGTGGTTATTGTGGCCCCGCCGTCAAACCCATCGCTCTGCGCATGATCGGCGATATCGCTCGTGACGAGGAAATCGGCGGCATCCCCATCTCCGGTATCGGCGGCATCTCAACTTGGCGCGACGCGGCGGAATTTCTCGCTATGGGCTCATCTACGCTTCAGGTCTGCACCGCCGCCATGCATTATGGATTCCGCATTGTCGAAGATATGATCGATGGCCTCTCCAGTTGGATGGACGATAAAGGTTATCATACTCTTGCCGACGTCACTGGTCGCGCGATCCCGAACTTCGTGCCATGGAACAAACTGAATCTTAAATTCAAAACCATCGCGAATATCGACCAGGAAGCCTGCGTCAAATGCGGTCTTTGTTATATTGCCTGCGAAGACACGTCACATCAGTCGATCGCGAAGGGCCTCGTCGGCAACGAGCGCCGCTACGAGGTCATCGAAGAAGAATGTGTCGGCTGCAATCTTTGCGCTCATGTCTGCCCCATCGATAATTGCATCACAATGCAACCTCAGCCGGTTGACGGCATGTTGACCTGGCCTGAACATCCCAACAATCCGAATAGAGTGGTGGAAGCCGCCTCCTGAAGGACGACATCCATCACACAGCCGGCACAATCCGGCGGTTTCGTCATGAAAGGCATGGGTAATGACAAAACAGACCGGAAATACAGGCAGCAATCTCCAGATCGACGGTCAAGCGCTCTGGTCTGACCTTATGGAGACCGCTCGCTTCGGTGGTACACCGAAAGGCGGAATCAAACGCCTTACTCTGACCGACGAAGACCGGCAGGTCCGCGAGTGGTTTACGAGCACCTGTAAGAGCCTGGGTTGTACCGTCTCGTTCGACTCCATGGGCAATCTCTTTGCCCGATATCCGGGTCAGAATAATACGCTGCCGCCCATCACCATGGGTAGCCATCTCGACACCCAACCGACCGGCGGCAAGTATGACGGCGTTCTCGGTGTGCTCGGCGGTCTCTCCGTCCTCCGCGCCTTGCATAATTCCGGTTATACTACCCGCCATCCGATCGAACTCATCAACTGGACTAACGAGGAAGGCTCACGGTTTACCCCGCCAATGATGTGTTCCGGGGTCTTCGCCGGGGTCTTTACGGAGCAGGAAGTCCTTGATAAGCGCGATCGCGCCAATATCCGTTTTGGTGACGAATTGGAACGGATCGGTTATCGCGGCAGCGAGCCTTGTGGCCAGCACGCGATCACAGCCTATTTCGAACTGCATATCGAGCAAGGGCCGATTCTCGAAACAGAGGAAAAAACCATCGGCATCGTCGAAGGCGTTCAGGGCATGCGTTGGTACGAAGTCACCGTGCGCGGCAAGGACGCTCATGCAGGTTCCACTCCCATGCCTATGCGCCATGACGCTTTGGTCGCATCCGCAAAAATGATCGAAGCCCTCAGCGAGATCGCTTTCGCCCACTCCCCTACTGCGGTCGGCACTGTCGGTCTGATCGAAAACCGCCCGAACAGCAATAATGTCGTTCCGGGCGAAACCTTCTTCACCGTCGATATCCGCGATCCGAACGATGCCGTCGTGCTGGAAATGGAAAGCGAATTCAAAAAACGCTTTGCCGACATTGCGGAAGCCTCCGGCGTAACTCTCGATATCGTGCAGATTTGGGACGCCCCCGCCGTTCATTTCAGCCCGGCCTGCGTCGAAATGGTTGCTGCAGCCGCGTCCGAAGGTAGCTACTCCGCCCGCCGCATGGTCTCCGGCCCCGGTCACGACGCGGCCTATCTCGCCAGCGTCACACCCACCGCCATGATCTTCGTCCCTTGCAAGGATGGCCTTAGCCACAACGAAGAAGAAAGCATTCTGGAGCCGCATGCTGAAGCCGGCGCCAATGCCCTGCTCCGAGCCGTCCTGAAAGCCGACGAAGCGTTCAATAAGGATTCATGAATTCAAGACTGAAAATTTTTGGCCGCCCATTCGTTTAAATGACAAGGGCCAACAGTTTTTACCGTCTCCGACAACATCCAGTTCGGTTCTGTCATTTCCGTCATAAGGAGCACATCATGCCACTGCTGCATTTCCATATCATCAAAGGCAGCCGCACACCCGACGAACTGAAAATCCTGCTCGACACGGCGCATGACGCCATGCTGGAAGCTTTCAAAGTTCCCGTTCGCGATCGCTATCAACTCGTCTCCGAGCATGAAGCAACCCATATGATCATTGAGGACACGGGGCTCGATATCCCACGCACCAATAAAGTCGTTCTGCTTCAAGTCGTCTCTCGTCCACGCTCCAAGGAGCAAATCGAAAACTTCTATCACCACCTTGCAGAAAAACTCGAAAAAGAATGCGGCCTTTCTTCCTCCGACATCATGGTCTCCATCGTCCAAAACAGCGATGAACACTGGAGCTTCGGTCTCGGCCGCGCCCAGTTTCTCACCGGCGATCTATAAGTCGCCCCCGCCAGCAGACAGGCTGCTATTGTGTCCGAATTAACCCGCGATAATAAAACGCCGTCAAAATCGGGCACCCCCCGCAGGAACACGGTTCCCCAAATCCTCAACGCTGCGGAGATGGTCTTTGCCGCGCGGGGCTTCGCGGGCGCGCGTGTCGATGATATCGCAAAGGCCTGCGAATTGCCCAAGGCCAACGTGCTATACTATTTCGGAACCAAGGAAGATTTATATCAGGCCACGCTGAAGCGCTTGCTCATGCATTGGCTGGATGACGCCGATCAATGGTTCACTCCAGATCACAAACCGTTGGAGGCAGTCGAAGGTTATATCCGCACCAAAATGGCATTCTCACGCCACCGGCCAGAAGCCTCGCGGATTTTCGCCTACGAACTTCTCGCCGGAGGCTGCTTCATTAAAGACTTTCTCTGCGGAACTCTACGAGAGCATGTTTCTCGCCGCACGGAAGTCTTTAAACATTGGCAGAAACAGAGGCTGATGGGCGATATCGACCCTGTTCATTTCTTATTCGCCCTTTGGTCGCTGACCCAATCTTATGCTGACATGCAGATACAGATGGTCGCTGTCCTTGGGAGAGACACGTTGAATAGCGATGACTTCGAGCGTGGCGTTCAGACCATCATGAAGCTCGTCACGCCGATTTGTCTTTTAGTGCCGCAAACCGCGTCATCTTAAAGCGAGACTGACAATTTCATGCAATTTCTCACATACACATTGTATATCCGGAACATTATGTTGACCGAATAGTCAAAATAACAATACGCTATCATCACTGGATGATAACAGGCCACTGCACGCAATCTGACCGCAGGAGAATAATAGTGCTTCTTATCAAAGGCGGAACTGTCGTAACTGCGGAGTTTTCACATAAAGCTGACGTGCTGTGCGATGATAACGGTCATATTGCTCGCGTTGCACCGGACATGGAAACCCCGTCGGGCTGTGAAGTCGTCGAGGCATCCGGGTTGCTTGTCATGCCTGGCGGCATTGATCCGCACACCCATATGGAAATGCCCTTCATGGGCTCCATTGCCAGCGACGATTTCTATACCGGCACCGCAGCCGGCCTCGCAGGCGGTAACACCACAATTATCGATTTCGTCATCCCTGAGCAGGGCGGATCGCTTTATGCCGCTTGGCGGGATTGGCGCGAGAAGGCAAAGAAAGCCGCTGGAGATTATAGTTTCCACGTCGCCGTCACCCACTGGAACCAGCAGGTGCATGACGATATGGGAAAACTCGTGCAGGAATGCGGCGTCAATTCCTTCAAACACTTCATGGCTTATAAAAACGCCCTGATGGTGGATGACGAGACCTTCATGCATTCCATGCGCCGCGCTGCTAGCATCGGCGCCTTGTCCACCGTCCATGCCGAAAATGGCGATGCTGTTTACTACCTTCAGTGCGCTTTGATGGAAGCTGGGAAAATCGGGCCCGATTCTCATCCGCGCTCCCGCCCATCGACCGTTGAAGGCGAAGCCGCGCAGCGCGCCATAGGCCTTGCCTCTTTACTCGACGCACCTCTCTATATCGTTCACGTCTCCACCGAAGAAGCAGCCCGAGCCATTGCAGAAGCTCGCCTGCGCGGTCAGACCGTTTATGGCGAAGTGCTTCCCCAACATCTCGTCATCGACGAAAGCGTTTATCTGGACAAGGATTGGCTGAGCGCCGCTCGCCACGTCATGAGTCCTCCTTTCCGCGAGCGACATCACCAAAAAGCCCTATGGGGTGGCCTGACCTCCGGCCAGCTTCAGACGACCGCTACGGACCATTGCTGTTTTTGCAAGGAGCAGAAAGAAGGCGGTCTAAAAGATTTCACAAAAATCCCCAACGGTACACCTGGGATCGAAGATCGCATGAGCGTTCTGTGGCATTACGGCGTGAAAACCGGAAAATTGACCCCAGAAAATTTTGTCGCCGTCACTTCCACTAATACCGCACGTATCTTCAACATCCATCCGCGCAAAGGCACGATCAGTGAGGGCGCGGATGCCGATATCGTCCTGTGGGATCCAGACGCTACCCGCACGGTTTCCGCCAAAACCCATCATCAGAATGTCGATTACAATATCTATGAGGGCCTGGAACTGACGGGCATCGCCCGTAAAACCATCAGCCGAGGGAAAATCGTCTGGAACGATGGAGATCTTCGCACGGAACGGGGTGCGGGCCGTTATATCGAACGTCCAGCTTTCACAAAACCCTTTCGTGCACCGCTCGTATAGGAACTGTTACGCTAACTGAACTCCAGCACAATGAGATAAGGCTCTGCGAACTTCAGGCAGTGATAACGGTAAGGCTTTTCCATTGGACGAGCGCCTGGACACGATGGACATGACGTTGTCGATAAAGGTGGGTGGGACGAAGAGATTGCGAACGACAGAGAACACGAAGATACAGCGCTGACGACCGCCGGGCGCGCGGAATTTCTACATAATGCATTCGTATTTTTAGCGGTGGATGAGAGTTTTCCGTCCAGCTGTTCAGCCTTTTATAGGAAAGATGTCTGATCGATAATCGCAGTGTCCATCGGGCGCGCCATAGGAGGTCAGCTTGTCTGTGACCCTGTAGGTGGATGGATCGAATATGTCTACAAAATTTAGACTTCAGATCCAGAAATATTTACCTTCGATCCAACTCATCAAAATACGGGATTAAACAACTATGACAAATAAATTAAATAAATCGGCTGCCTTAAGACAGCCTATCTATTAGCAATAATCTATAATCTCTTTGATATTAGAGAGTTACATTCATGCCGAACTGGAAAGAGCGAAGTACAACGCCCTTTTGTGTCCAGGAGGAGTTGCAGAGGTAACCGCCGTAGGTGGCGTAGTCGAGAGGCGCGCGGAAGCCGAGCAGATTATAGACGTTCGCGTAGAGCGACCATTTCTGATTGACCCGGTAGTTGACGGTCAAGTCCACGTCCCAGAAGCCCTTGACCTTATACCAAGGTTATTTCCTCTGACTCATCAGTGAAGTGACTGGCGCTGTCCCATCTGATTCTCTATCTCGAGGAGGGTCGAGGATGGGTGGGGCGATTGCATTACGAACGGACTACACGGCGGAAGCGCTCCGTCGACTGGCGTCTTGGACTTGCGACGGATTTGTTCCGGTGCATTAAGCGTTTTAAGCTCACATCGGAGGACATACGAGACCATGGCTGTGACGCAGACGGAAAAATTTCGCCGTGAGGC
It contains:
- a CDS encoding NAD(P)-dependent oxidoreductase; protein product: MTRTLDIVSARLSDVELAINFSDAHPPLTVEQARVEADRCFFCYDAPCIEACPTGIDIPKFIKAIATRNLKGSAKTILESNILGGSCARVCPTEILCEQKCVHNTREEGQPIRIGALQRHATDWQMEHGGQPFTRAPTTGRRIAIIGAGPAGLACAHRLAMQGHNVLLLDAHSQPGGLNEYGVAAYKLADDFAQREIDFLLAIGGITFEGNRKLGENLSLSDLRRDYDAIFLGMGLSGVRAMGIEGEELEGVQDAVAFIETLRSQEKKCVPVGRRVVVIGGGNTAVDAAVQARRLGADEVTLVYRRGHEQMSATPVEREWAQTNGVTIRFWSSPVRMVLEDGALGGVEFSRGTATTNGRVIYDPADTFIVHADMVLKAVGQTFIPDPISGESILVENGRIVVDDTYRTTMEGIYAGGDCTVGEDLTVAAVRDGRNAAEAIHKALSISSVQA
- the preA gene encoding NAD-dependent dihydropyrimidine dehydrogenase subunit PreA; its protein translation is MADLRSNFVGIKSPNPFWLASAPPTDKEYNVRRAFEAGWGGVVWKTLGEDPPVVNVSSRYGSLNYNGTRMIGLNNIELISDRPLATNIAEIKSVKRDYPDRAVVVSLMVPCQEESWKAILPIVEETGADGIELNFGCPHGMSERNMGAAVGQVPEYVEMVTRWCKQNTRMPVIVKLTPNITNILAPAKAATRGGADAVSLINTIQSVIGVDLDQMVPMPVVGGKGTHGGYCGPAVKPIALRMIGDIARDEEIGGIPISGIGGISTWRDAAEFLAMGSSTLQVCTAAMHYGFRIVEDMIDGLSSWMDDKGYHTLADVTGRAIPNFVPWNKLNLKFKTIANIDQEACVKCGLCYIACEDTSHQSIAKGLVGNERRYEVIEEECVGCNLCAHVCPIDNCITMQPQPVDGMLTWPEHPNNPNRVVEAAS
- a CDS encoding Zn-dependent hydrolase — protein: MTKQTGNTGSNLQIDGQALWSDLMETARFGGTPKGGIKRLTLTDEDRQVREWFTSTCKSLGCTVSFDSMGNLFARYPGQNNTLPPITMGSHLDTQPTGGKYDGVLGVLGGLSVLRALHNSGYTTRHPIELINWTNEEGSRFTPPMMCSGVFAGVFTEQEVLDKRDRANIRFGDELERIGYRGSEPCGQHAITAYFELHIEQGPILETEEKTIGIVEGVQGMRWYEVTVRGKDAHAGSTPMPMRHDALVASAKMIEALSEIAFAHSPTAVGTVGLIENRPNSNNVVPGETFFTVDIRDPNDAVVLEMESEFKKRFADIAEASGVTLDIVQIWDAPAVHFSPACVEMVAAAASEGSYSARRMVSGPGHDAAYLASVTPTAMIFVPCKDGLSHNEEESILEPHAEAGANALLRAVLKADEAFNKDS
- a CDS encoding tautomerase family protein; amino-acid sequence: MPLLHFHIIKGSRTPDELKILLDTAHDAMLEAFKVPVRDRYQLVSEHEATHMIIEDTGLDIPRTNKVVLLQVVSRPRSKEQIENFYHHLAEKLEKECGLSSSDIMVSIVQNSDEHWSFGLGRAQFLTGDL
- a CDS encoding TetR/AcrR family transcriptional regulator, with amino-acid sequence MSELTRDNKTPSKSGTPRRNTVPQILNAAEMVFAARGFAGARVDDIAKACELPKANVLYYFGTKEDLYQATLKRLLMHWLDDADQWFTPDHKPLEAVEGYIRTKMAFSRHRPEASRIFAYELLAGGCFIKDFLCGTLREHVSRRTEVFKHWQKQRLMGDIDPVHFLFALWSLTQSYADMQIQMVAVLGRDTLNSDDFERGVQTIMKLVTPICLLVPQTASS
- the hydA gene encoding dihydropyrimidinase, which gives rise to MLLIKGGTVVTAEFSHKADVLCDDNGHIARVAPDMETPSGCEVVEASGLLVMPGGIDPHTHMEMPFMGSIASDDFYTGTAAGLAGGNTTIIDFVIPEQGGSLYAAWRDWREKAKKAAGDYSFHVAVTHWNQQVHDDMGKLVQECGVNSFKHFMAYKNALMVDDETFMHSMRRAASIGALSTVHAENGDAVYYLQCALMEAGKIGPDSHPRSRPSTVEGEAAQRAIGLASLLDAPLYIVHVSTEEAARAIAEARLRGQTVYGEVLPQHLVIDESVYLDKDWLSAARHVMSPPFRERHHQKALWGGLTSGQLQTTATDHCCFCKEQKEGGLKDFTKIPNGTPGIEDRMSVLWHYGVKTGKLTPENFVAVTSTNTARIFNIHPRKGTISEGADADIVLWDPDATRTVSAKTHHQNVDYNIYEGLELTGIARKTISRGKIVWNDGDLRTERGAGRYIERPAFTKPFRAPLV